Proteins from a single region of Trichoplusia ni isolate ovarian cell line Hi5 chromosome 3, tn1, whole genome shotgun sequence:
- the LOC113492309 gene encoding syndetin-like: MLSEATMENRHGPPGVNSRSLSAAHSAADLEVLREIENVYFQPSSEFDAGRYVLEHAPTTSCDEIEQVFTKLKRQQQVVSGKALHLISQQRDNCDKEFKEIQNIREQLTTTLQTCQKAREQLRAASNHLTISTFVILANFRKRQIIRSVLKSLELLRSLRSVETDVAELLLKKEYYGAIELILKSKKAASSHKEYTCIADLATRLQDTLDMTEEKLDAILASICYRFDEIIFRKLRKAYALLGKTQAAMEQLHMHYSSAVNESSIEAVKNYVGDTIDMKFQDMCMSVQPTKAPICLLNLCENLFLIMKSYYLLVDWHAKYDGEESIPISNNVFEIEKNVSREYIRQKLNAGLVRIWHDVQAKVSTFLKSSGLEEYPFEKFIQMLGILRKLTQVAEVFCGDKSDLLQDFIKTQSVLYIKNYHKGRMEELKLFLENEGWEQCPVKSTFNLLNLQEFKQFKKYLSVRSDTSLVKTQSDGASSVHSQDDSVYISKYFKQNTSHTPFEIFRCENITNDDIFGLEPELVSDDSDDEPEELKRDFVDENDRLPNESPSKVKDSVIVTNTTLSVLRHCGQYLQICRYLPQISLEVVMLMNQLFDYYFFTAHLFFTVDLNVASTTLYTPKLNSVLKRIRNNIDVANAGDVDKIPCPDPPQHLNLGIEESLHGLSERIVAVESVIFLAKQYEILQPYLESIVSSHQRMILEYFKDNTLAVVQDLRIPVYMCSASKAVDARTALIAMSQVKWDVKNVAVEHSAYVDMIIRKIQVFALRLENIATKVTLNSEILNSIWSTLSKFIVHLLVEGFSNATKCSNGGRGLMQLDYRQLFLKLEKISGLKPVPFQDYVDKYVKAYYLPRKGLEEFVLERVEYSNKHLMALVTCACENKKDRQALSAIIESRDSAV, encoded by the exons ATGCTGTCAGAGGCAACTATGGAGAACCGTCACGGACCCCCAGGAGTCAACTCCAGGTCGCTGAGCGCCGCCCACTCGGCTGCTGACCTAGAG GTGCTTCGAGAAATTGAAAATGTCTACTTCCAACCGTCTTCGGAATTCGATGCAGGCCGATACGTGCTAGAACATGCCCCGACGACGTCCTGTGACGAGATCGAACAGGTCTTCACCAAGTTGAAGAGGCAGCAAcag GTTGTATCAGGCAAAGCTTTGCACCTCATATCCCAACAGCGAGACAACTGCGACAAAGAATTCAAAGAGATACAAAACATTCGCGAACAACTCACAACAACTCTTCAGACATGTCAGAAAGCCCGTGAACAACTCAGGGCAGCCTCGAACCACTTGACAATATCAACATTCGTTATCTTAGCAAACTTTCGTAAACGCCAAATCATTCGATCCGTTCTAAAGTCTCTCGAATTACTCCGCAGTTTGAGAAGCGTAGAAACTGATGTCGCTGAACTGCTTCTCAAAAAAGAATACTATGGAGCTATTGAGCTTattttgaaaagcaaaaaaGCAGCTAGTAGCCACAAGGAGTACACTTGCATAGCTGACCTGGCAACACGCCTTCAGGACACTTTAGACATGACAGAGGAAAAGCTAGACGCGATCCTAGCAAGCATCTGTTACAGATTCGATGAAATCATTTTCAGGAAGCTAAGAAAAGCTTACGCCTTGCTCGGAAAGACGCAAGCGGCTATGGAACAACTACACATGCATTATTCTTCAGCGGTCAATGAATCATCGATTGAAGCTGTAAAGAATTATGTAGGTGATACGATCGATATGAAATTTCAAGATATGTGCATGTCTGTACAGCCAACGAAAGCTCCAATTTGCCTTTTGAACTTATGCGAGAATCTATTCTTAATTATGAAGAGCTATTATCTTTTAGTTGACTGGCATGCGAAGTATGATGGCGAGGAATCGATTCCGATATCGAATAATGTTTTTGAGATCGAGAAGAACGTTAGTAGGGAATATATTCGGCAGAAATTAAACGCTGGGCTGGTTAGGATATGGCATGATGTTCAAGCGAAAGTTTCGACGTTTCTAAAGAGTTCTGGGTTAGAAGAGTATCCATTCGAAAAGTTTATTCAGATGTTAGGGATTTTGCGTAAGTTAACACAAGTTGCCGAAGTGTTTTGCGGTGATAAATCTGATTTGTTACaggattttattaaaactcaaaGTGTGTTATACATAAAGAATTATCATAAAGGCAGAATGGAggaattgaaattgtttttggaAAATGAGGGTTGGGAACAGTGTCCTGTCAAATCAACATTCAATTTGCTCAATTTGCAGgagtttaaacaatttaaaaagtacctGAGTGTTAGGTCTGATACGTCATTGGTTAAAACTCAGTCTGACGGCGCGTCCTCAGTCCATTCTCAAGACGACAGCGTgtatatatcaaaatatttcaagcaAAATACGAGCCATACGCCATTCGAGATTTTCCGATGCGAAAATATTACGAATGACGATATTTTCGGTTTAGAACCCGAATTAGTGAGCGACGATTCAGACGATGAACCGGAAGAGTTGAAACGAGATTTCGTCGACGAAAACGATCGATTACCCAACGAGAGTCCCAGTAAAGTGAAGGACAGTGTTATAGTCACGAATACAACACTATCTGTGTTACGCCACTGCGGGCAGTACCTCCAGATCTGCAGGTACCTACCCCAAATATCTTTAGAAGTCGTGATGTTAATGAATCAGCTCTTCGACTACTATTTTTTCACTGCACACCTATTCTTCACAGTAGATTTAAATGTCGCATCGACTACTCTCTACACTCCAAAATTGAACTCTGTTTTAAAGAGGATAAGGAATAATATTGATGTGGCGAATGCAGGGGATGTCGATAAAATCCCATGTCCTGATCCCCCGCAACATTTGAACTTGGGGATTGAGGAATCTCTTCATGGACTCTCTGAGAGAATAGTCGCTGTTGAAAGTGTAATATTCTTGGCGAAACAATACGAAATATTACAACCATATTTGGAATCTATAGTTTCTTCGCACCAGCGAATGATCTTGGAGTATTTTAAGGATAATACCTTAGCTGTCGTTCAGGATTTAAGGATACCTGTTTACATGTGTTCGGCGTCCAAAGCTGTAGATGCCCGCACTGCTTTAATAGCCATGTCCCAAGTAAAATGGGATGTCAAAAACGTCGCGGTTGAACACAGCGCGTACGTAGACATGATTATAAGGAAAATCCAAGTTTTCGCCCTAAGATTAGAGAATATAGCTACCAAAGTGACTTTAAATTCCGaaattttgaattcaatttgGAGCACACTCTCCAAATTCATTGTTCACTTATTAGTCGAGGGTTTTTCAAATGCAACAAAATGCTCGAATGGGGGTAGGGGGCTGATGCAGCTAGACTACAGACAGTTATTTCTGAAATTGGAGAAGATTTCTGGTCTGAAACCGGTACCTTTTCAGGACTACGTTGATAAGTATGTGAAAGCATATTATTTGCCGCGGAAAGGCCTTGAAGAGTTTGTTCTAGAACGAGTGGAGTACTCCAATAAGCACTTGATGGCTCTTGTCACTTGTGCCTGTGAAAACAAGAAGGATAGACAAGCACTTTCTGCTATTATCGAAAGCAGGGATTCGGCTGTctga